Part of the Zingiber officinale cultivar Zhangliang chromosome 6A, Zo_v1.1, whole genome shotgun sequence genome, TAAGTCAGATTTTGGTGCTTGTTGGAATCCCCATGGTGTTCCCTAGTTCTCCTCAGTTCTCCTCTACTTGATCTTGATAGTTCATGTAAGAAAAATTTGTAGGTTTCTCCGGTCAGAGTTAAAGGTGTACTCACATGGATCATCCCACAACCACTGGCTGTAGTTGGGAGGACACCCCATTATACCCCTGTACTCCATGTGAAGGGTCAAATACTACCAgacaattattatatttatgaccTATTTTTTTCATCACAAATTTCATAAAAATCTTTAGTAGAGTTCACAACAGTATCTTGACCGAACAATTGAGTTAGAATATCTATCATAGACTTTTAGAATTATACCAGCGTGCTTACCCAAACATGATGCCTACTTTCAAGGTAGTCTTACAAAAGTGACTGCTTTTTCAGGGGGACTCCTGTCACGATATCCAATGGTCCTCTAGGTGCTATCTCCTACTTCGTGACTTCGATCGGGGTAAATCTATTAAGCTTTGTGATAGCCAATGGTGCCCTCATGGGGTTTTAGACTACTTTCATGAACAACCTCTCAAGTCTCGGTGCTTATGGGTCAGAGAAATGAGTTCACCTTTCAGTCATTCCCCACGTCTCATGGGATATGAAGATGCATGTTAATGTCATAATCATGTATGCGCAATAAGGTTGGATCATGGATCAACACATTGTGTAGTAAAAGAAAGATGAATATACATAAAGGAGAAAAATGAGTTACTCTTTCATCCTAGAATTTAGAGTAATACTTTATGGAGATGGAGTTACAATGCAAAGATAAGGAAGAAGACAttctaaaactcaaaatcaagTAGAAAAAGAGAAGAGAATGTATAGTTGTGTGCCgatcatcatcttcggatgaactCCAAGCTTGATGGTGAATGAAAACTCCAACGATTCCTTGGAAACAATTCTCTTAGGTTTCCTATTACGGGGAAACACCTCCTCTAGAGAGGGGATACCCCCTTGATCCCTTGATGCCCCTTTGGTTCTTTTATAGCCTCCAAGGATATCAAAAGTAACAAATTTTCCTAAAAAGTTAGGGATTCTTTCCTAAAATGCAAAATATCTTAAAAAATAGGGGGAGCGTTGCCCATGAGCCACGACCATGCTGGGAGGCACGACCTGGCAGTGTTGCTCCATGTCGGCAAAAAAGAGGGCTGGACACGATCATGCTAGGTGGCACGACCAAATTGTGTTGCTGGCTAGCTCGGCTAACACAACCGTTCTTGTGGGCACGACCTAGGCGTGTCGGAGACTGACCAAACTAGTTTTGTGGCAAGAGGGGGCACGACCATGACTATGGGCACGACTAGCCCATATCAGACTCTGCAAACTCCATGGTTTCTCCGTTTCACATCTAACAACGACTGGAGGAACACGCTCATGTCACAGGACATGACCAGAGCATGTTCTTGCACCCTCTTTTATTTGAATGTTTTGAATCAGGTTTAGTAATAGATCCTTTTTAGTAGTTCTTGAATCAACTAAACCTTCACATATTTCAATTAGTTTCTCCCAAAGTTGTTTAGCACTATTTAATTAGCTGACTTTTGTCAGTTGTAGGCCTGTTCAGCCGGTTGGTTAATCGGTTTACCGGTTTATCGGTTTCGGTTAATTTCGGTTTATtattgatcctgtcgggaagctgagaagacgaacctaccGGAAGgacgtgtctggaatgttgaccgcatctccatgacccggatggtgagctgTCTCCTGTGTTGACCAAATCGCCTGGAATCCTTTGGTCAACAGCACCTGTAGCCATCGACCGGGTTGCCTCGGTCtttggtacctcgatgctcgaggcgaGTCCCAATAATGCATAAGAAACAAGCTGAATAAATAGTGGAATAATGAAGTAAATAGAGAACGAGTacgatgacgtaccctggccccgaggGGGGGGGGCGCCCTCAGATGGATGGTTGAGCTGATCTAGTCATCACGTCCCTGACGAGTGGATGAGTGTGAACCAGTTGAGGAAACAGATCTGAGGGTGACAGCATGGAATCCGATGTAGCCTGGATCCGGAAAGCGGCATGTAGGCCGGGACATGACAACGGCTCGCAGGCCGATACGTGGCACGCATGCCGAATAGTACAGATAACTCACACTCATAATAACGATAGAACTCGCTCACAATCTTTCAGTAATTTACGACCGAGTTTGTTTGTCTTGTAGAATCCACTTAAaaaacttcaaacaaattcaGGAGGAAATAGAAGTTCttaaagaagaaaacaagaagttGGTCAAGAACTTGATAAATTTGACAAAGGTGACAGTAGAAAATAAATCACTCACAGAAAAACAACTTAAAGAAGTGGTTTTAAACATTATTCGACAGCCTAAAATAATTGAAGAATGAACTCTGCAATTGTCAGAAGAGCTAAAGAAGAAACTGGATAGAGTTGAAACTTTGTTACATGAAATTGAGACTTGGACGTCTTCATGAATGAGTTACATCAATACTCAGGCTACAAATTCATATAAAGAAGCTCTCCAAGCAACTGAAAGCCTAGAATCACCTTCTTTAGGCTTTTGTCGACCAGCTGAATATAAAGGAGCTATCAGTAGTTCTATAGCTACTATTAAGCAATCAAATACTCAGATTCAGCTATTAGTAACCATTCTTGAGAAGTTAGAAACTCTTGATGACCGCTTAAAGAAGCTTGAAGCCGAAGTCCAAAAATTCGGAACACCCTCTTTGCCAGACACAGTTATtgataatttaactgaaaaaaaTCAAGAGTCTCAAAATACAGGAAAaaccaaaagagcaaaaaggAAAGCTCAGAGTATTTTCCGACCCATTCACTTTGTTTAAAGAAGAAAAAGCTAGAGAAAGAGGCAAGTAATGGCCATCAGAACACGGTTACAAGATCCTCCTGTAACAACCCTTACCAGAAGTATAGCAGCAGAAGAACACCCAATGTTTGAAGATCAAGTGAGGGAATACAGGCAAGGGCAGAGGCGTAGATACAATGCTCAGAGAAGACTCCAGAGGATTACTAGAAGCATCACCGGCCAAGGACCTTTTAACCAATCTCTAGAGCAGCAGCTTGATCCTCAAATACAATTGAGGTTATCTATGCAAGAAAGAACATCAATAGTAGCAGCTGAGGTACTATATCACTCACGAAGGGATGATATCCATCATCGAGTCTATATGCATCGATCGGAGGAAGCTATTCTGGTTACTACAAACCAGGTTGATCGAGCACTTATTCAACCAGAAAGTTTTATGCAACTTCAAAGAAGCGGGATGCGATTCATTCATATGGGAGTTATTCAAGTCAGAGTTCAAATACTTCATAGACAAGAAGAAGGTACGCTTCTATTAATTGTCTTTCGAGATAACAGGTGGCAAGGAGACCAAGCTATATTCGCCATCATGGAAGTAGACCTGACGCAAGAGAGCCAGTTGGTATATGTGATACCTGATACCATGCTAACTATCTCAGATTTCTATAGAAATATACAAATTTCTATTTTAGCCAGGGGCTATGAAGGCTGGCAGAATGGGGATGTCAATATTCTAGTTACCAGAGGAATGGTTGGACGGCTATCCAACACCCCAAATGTCGGGTTTGCCTATGAAATACAGAATGTGGTGGACTATCTAATTACTCATGGAGTTAGAGCGTTACCAGGCAGAAGGTATAATACTAGAGAAGTACAAGGGCAAAACTGGATTATTCATCAATCCTGCATCAACATCCCCATGCAACCAACAGAGGTAAACACTCGGAACCTGCTAGATGGACGTGTTTCAATACATTTTGACAGCTATTAGGCAGCAATTGTAGCAAACCCACCACATTATAATCAAAGGGATGAAGAAATTCCTTCTGATGAAGAAGAAGTCCAACATCAAGTCATTGCTGTCCTTCTTCAAGATCCGGAAGTAttataagttaaaagaattagTAGTACAACAATACTTCCCCAAAGAAAAACTGAAGGATCCGCTGGTTATGATCTAGCCATTAACAGAGAACAATTTGTCCCTAAAAAGGACAAGAGCCTCTTAACTATTGGCATTTGTATTCAGATTCCAAAAGGAACTTATGCTAGAGTAGCGCCGAGATCCAGCGCTGCCTTGCGAGGCCTTATTATCATGGGGGGAGTTATTGATGAAGATTACCGAGGAGAGGTAAAAATTATTGCTTACAATATTACTAATAAACATGTTTACCTTCAAAAACATGAATGTATTGCTCAAATTATTCTGGAGAAAATAACAACACCAGATGTGGTGGAGGTAACCTGCCTGGAACCTACAGAAAGAGGAATGCAAGGGTTTGGATCCACTACAAACCTAGCATACCCCTCTGAAGCCCCTTTGCCCAAAGTATGCACAAAAGGCGAAAGTCATCCTGAATGCCCGGGATGTGCATACTGTCATGATGGTGAAGAAACAACAGAGCCTTATGAATTCTATGTGACTCCTTCACCAGGCTATATTGATGACCGTGAGTACATCCAATACATACCCCCATGTCATCAAAAGAATACAGAATCGGTTCCAAAGGAAAAACAGACATTTGATGCAATTCTTGAAGAATACCAACACTTCTATCAGGAGTATGATTGGCTGCAAAGACGAGCTATGACATCTGAAGATGACCCTATGGAAATAGCTATCTCTGAGACAAGACGAACCCTGAGGCGGTCCAGGGACTATCGGCAGGAACTGCAACAACAGCTTGATGCTTTAACACCTTCCTCTTCTACTAACCACTTTTGCATGACTATTACTAGTGACACTGACGATGACTATATTAGTTATCTCCAATATTTAGCCTTGCAGAATTGTGCCCCCTCTCATATGTCGGACGAAGAATTTACAAATCCTTTCGCGGTAGGTGGTGGAGAAGCCCACATTATTGctgcaggggaagaagaagaacaagaagattgGATCACTGATTATCCAAAGCTCAACGCCCTTACAGAGCAAATTTATTCAACAGAGGCTGTTTCACAATACAGGCCTCCAATGGACACAACGATGAACCCTGTCGGCTATCCCCcaacaaacagggcaaaatccgAACCTGTTAGCATTGTTCCCCCAATTGAACCAGGAAAAGGGAAGCACTTCAAAGGCAGGGATACATCTGAATGGTGGAACCTACCGTCAGCACACCAACCAACTGGCGCCATTTTAACCCTGCCTACACAGCTTGGTAAAGTAGAGGATGTATTTTTAAGATAGGAAGACATTACTAAAATTATGGTTGCTTTGCAGAATTTTACAGATAACCAGGACAAGACCGATTTTATTGAAAATCTTTTAGGAGAAGCAGAAAGGTTGACCTGGATTCAATGGCGAATGACCTACCCAGATGAATATCAAGAATTGGTAAATTCATCTGAAGGAAGAAATGGTACCCAAAACATACTTTCTCAAATAAGAAGGGTATTTATTCTAGAAGATCCTTTCCAAGGATCTACTGATATGCAGGACAATGTTTATAGAGACCTTGAGAGAATATCATGCTCCCATATTAAAGATGTTCTTCCATTTATGAATGATTACATGAATTTAGCTGCAAAAACTGGAAGGCTATTTACTGGTTCAGAACTATCTGAAAAATTTTGGCTAAAACTACCAGGTGATCTTGGCAGAAGAATTAAAGCTGCGTTTGAAGAAAAATACCAAGGAAATACAATAGGAGTTCACCCAAGGGTCCTTTTTGCATACAAATACTTGGAAGAAGAATGCAAACGAGCGGCTTTCAACAGGTCATTAAAAGACTTATCATTCTGTAATCAGATACCTATATCAGGATATTATCAAAAGAAAGggaagttcggagcaagaagattCACTACTTATAAAGGAAAGTCTCATAACTCTCATGCCAGGATTGAGAAGAAGAAACACCTTCTAAGAAATAAGAAATGCAAATGCTTTCTATGTGGAGAAGAAGACCATTTCGCAAGAGATTGCCCCAAAGAATATCGAAACACAAAAAGGGTAGCTATGTTCGAAGGCCTTGAGCTTCCAGAAGACTATGAAATAATGTCCGTCCAAGAAGGAGATGAACCTTCTGATGCAATCTATAGCATATCCGAAGGTGAAGATAACTAGGTACTTACAAAtattaatgaatctctatttgtATTTATAGAGAAGAAGAATTGTTATATGATTGGAAAGGAAAGTGGATGACAACCAATGGTACGGGTCACTAAAACCCAACACGAATGCAACCACATATGGATGATCAACGATGAAATTTCATTCCCATATGAGAGATGTTACTGCTGTAAAAGAATGACGATGTAGAAACACAGGATGCACTGTTTCACATGCAAAATAACATCATGCGGTATGTGCTCAAAACATTACTTCAATATTACAATTCCTATTCAGCAAAAGACACCAATTTCATACAATCCTAGTAGTCTTGTTCAAGAGTAGCAGATATATATTAATTGGGCTGAAGCAGAGATGACTAGATTAAAGCAAGAAGTTGAGGCGACCAAAAAGCTTTCTATTTTGCAGATAGAGCAATTAAAAAAGGAGTAccaaggtagagaggaagaattAATAAGAAATGCTTCTGCAGACAAACTTGAAGCTGATACAGAAAATGAAGAACTTCGTTTAAAGATAGACCTTCTTGAGCTAGAAAATGCCGATCTCAAAAGACAAATATCTAAAAATTAGAATGAGGAAattcatcaagaagaagaagaagaagcatacATGTTTGTCACTGAAGGGCGGGAAAATGATCTCTCTACCTCTGAGGTAATATCCCgaaaaagaaaagcaaatggccTTTTTAATCTTGTGGTAGAACTCAGCATACCAGGGGTGAAGAACTTCAAAGTTAATGCAATATTAGACACCGGAGCTACTACATGCTGCATAGACCAGACATCTGTACCACTGGAGGCCATTGAAGACACACCTTCATTGTCAATTTCAGCGGAATCAAGTCAAAAACAACTGCCAACAAAAAACTGAAGTATCGCAGTATGAAGATTGGGGAACATACTTTCAGAATACCTTACACGTATGCTTTCCCCCTAACAATTGGAGGCAATATCACCATGATAATCGGATGTAATTTCATCCGATCTTTATACGGAGGCATTCGGATAGAAGGAGATGAGGTAACTTTCTACAAAAATATAACTACTATAAAAACTCAACAAACTGTTGCTGCAATATCCACTCTTGAGGAACtggaacttgaagaagaagaatacaactAGATTCAAGAACAAATCTGTACATGGCAATCAGGTACTCTACTGCAAGATCTCATAAAAGAACTTACTGATACTGGTTACATTGGGGATAATCCCACCAAATATTGGGACAAAAATAAGATTACATGCAGGCTTGAAATTAAAAATCCTGATCTCATTATTGAAGATAGGCCCCTGAAGCATGTAACTCCTCAAATGCAAAAATCCTTTAGTGCTCATATAAAAGCTCTGCTGAAATTAAAGGTAATCCGACCAAGTACAAGCCGACATATAACTACAGCAATTATTGTCCATTCTGGTACTACAGTTGACCCAGTAACTGGAAAGGAGATAAAGGGGAAGGAGCGCATGGTCTTTAACTACAAACGTCTCAATGATAATACTCACAAAGACCAATACAGCCTCCCAGACATCAACACTATTATTAACAAGGTTGGCCGAAGTAAGATCTATTCAAAGTTTGATCTTAAAAGTGGTTTTCATCATGTGTCAATGGATCCCGACTATCCCTTGGACTGCATTTTGGGTTCCTGATGGACTCTATGAATGGTTAGTCATGTCATTTGGATTAAAAAATGCTCCAGCCGTTTTTCAAAGAAAGATGGACAACTGCTTTAAGGGTACAGAAGATTTTATTGCAGTCTATATTGATGATATTCTGGTTTTTTCTGAATCTGAGCAGGAGCATCGAAGTCATTTGAAGATCCTATTAGATATCTGCAAAAAGAATGGGTTAATATTAAACCCAACAAAAATGAAGCTTGGAAGCCCAACTTTTGAATTTCTGGGTGCAACAATAGGAGGATCAAAAATCAAGCTTCAAGCCCAGATTATTACAAAAATAGTTGATTTTAGTGATAATGAATTGCAGACAACCAAAGGGCTTCGTTCATGGCTAGGCCTCCTTAACTATGCCCGATCCTATATCCCTAATCTGGGAAAAATCTTGGGCCCATTATACTCTAAAACAAGTCCAAATGGTGAGAAAAAGATGAATTCACAAGATTGGGCTTTAGTACGCAAGGTCAAAGTAATGATAAAAGAACTGCCTGATCTGACTATACCACCGGCCCAGTGTTATATGCTTATTGAAACTGATGGTTGCATGGAGGGATGGGGTGACATCTGTAAGTGGAAGCTTCAAAAGCATGATTCAAAGACAAAGGAGAAAATCTGCGCTTATGCAAGTGGCAAGTTCTCACCCCCAAAGTCCACCATAGACGCCGAAATCCATGCTGTTATGAATAGTTTAAACAGCTTCAAGATCTACTATTTGGATAAGGAGGAACTTTTAATCAGGATTGATTGCCAAACCATTATTAGTTTCTTTAATAAGTCTGCACAAAACAAGCCATCTCGAGTACGATGGATAGCTTTTACAGACTTCATTACTGGCCTAGGCATTCCCGTCCATTTTCAACATATTGAAGGTAAAGACAATCTTCTTGCTGACGCTCTATCCCGATTACTCTGTGTCCTTACAGGTGCATGGACTCACACGGAGAAGGATCTTCTAATGCTGACCCAAATGGAGGAGATCTTGAGGCAACTTGACTCCAAGCCAAATACAGTAGCATCCCGGCACCTAGCGGGccttatcatctcttggagcaGTATGAAGAACTGGCCCAATCCAGTAAAACCCAGATCCTCTATCTAGAAGAACATGACAAAAGAGCCCACATGGAAGATATTGAATGGACAACCTCAAGAAATGTCATTAATAGCATCAGAGAGCTGGAACTCATCTGTAGGGTCAAAGAAAGCGATTTTAAGGCCAAGAGTACCCAGAAACGAGGCTTTTACTTTAAAGACGCACTACCAGTAGTAACCAGCACCAGAATTGAATTATTGGAGGCCTTTTTGAGGATGCAAAGCACTCTCCAGCACATCAAAGACACACCATCATAATTAAAGGAAGCATGGTGAGCCCGCAAATCCAAAAACACTTTATCCTCTGATGGATTGAGCCCCGGGGAGCCATCCATTTGTCCATCAGGATAAGAGTGCTGAGTTAGTCTGTCCTGTAAAGCAAGCAATAATGGTAGAGTATCTACTTTAGAGTCTGTAGTAAAACTGTAGTGGGTACAAGAGATAAGAATCGGCTGAATGATGATGGGGCCCAATGCGCACCCATGTGACCGATGAAACTCTACAAAACCCATGACTCTCTCAAATGCAAGACACACAGCACATCTTGCTACAAGTCTCACTTTGAGAAACTCCTAAGCGTGTAAGTTTCTTACTTCTGTTCTTAATCTTAAATCTGAGTCCTGTATATTATTTCTAGTTCTTGTATACATTATCTGTGagattttagattaaaatctttttCCACATTTTGGTATCGGCGGTGAAAAAAACCCGAGCACGAACCGCCTCCTCTTGTGGAGATGAATAGTGCTGGCTTATAAACTCAAAAGCCCTAATCCTGAAAAAACCAAATTGCCCTCTCTTTTCCCCTAATTACTTCTATACCAAAGCTATAtctgcatcacaagcctccccttcaagtctagtcgaaggatgcgtaagtccgactgactagatagTCTGTCGCAAAGGCTGAATCGCTCTTGATAACAGAGTCAAATTGCTAAACCCATAGTAAAATACCACGTAAGCAGTCGTGATAGTATTGGTGCCACGTGAGATGATAACGGTGCCGAGCGGACCCAGTCCATAACCGGACCAATGCCGAGCGAACGACAAGACATCAAGCGAGCGACGGGTAAAATGATAATAGTTCGAGCGATACATGGGATAATGAGCAGACCGAGCGGACGAGTGATGCCGAGCGCGCAATCGTGAAGATGTCGATCGAGCGATTGGAAGGGTGCCGATCGGGTGGATAAACACTGGGTGGACGGTGCCGAGCACGTGACCAAGAAAGGGTTGGCCAGTCGGTCGGAAGGACTAGCCCCGAAAAATATCGATCGGATGGCTGTAAAATGTGGTCGGGTGATCTCGAAATGCAAACATGGTGACCGTAAAATGCCGATCGGGCGACTATAATGATGTCGAGCAAAGCAAGTACGTGGCTAGGTAGACGATCAGGCGAAGGATCAAGTGGCTATcaaagtgtcgaccgagcgacgAAGAATAGTGCCGAGCGGCTACTAGGCAAGCTCTCGGCCGAACGCCAAGTGAGTGCATAGGCGAATACTGAGCAAGAGACGAAGTAGCGCTGGGCAGGAGCGGAGCCCGAAAACTGAGCGGAAGCATAACCCATGAATCGAGTGCGCAGAGATGAAAGTCGTGAGCCGAACGGGCGCATCACACGTGAACTGAATTGGAGTGTAGCCCGTGAGTCAAAGGCGCATGGACGCGAAAGTCGTAAGCTGAACGGGCGCATCACACGTGAACTGAACTGGAGTGTAGCTTGAGTCGAAGGCGCATGGACGCGAAAGTCATGAGCTGAACGGGCGCATCGCACGCGAAATCGAATGCGCACAGAAACAAAAGTCGTGAGCTGAACGGACACAGAGCCTATAAGATATTATGGCCCGAAACCAGCGGAGATACTCTCGTTCGCGACCAttggagatagctcgaccccgaacgggggagataagctgCTCTGATGCTCCGTGACCAATGAAAACCTCTTAACCCGGACGGGTGAGATATGAGATTCgatatgctggtccgagaccagcgagggccgctcgaccctgaacgggggagttGAAATAACTGATAAGCTGATCCGAGACTAATAATAACcgttcaaccccgaacgggggagatgaaataactgatAAGCCGGTCCGAGACTAGTAATAATCACTTAACTCCGAACAGGGGAAATGAATTAACTGAagttggtctgagaccagtgacggtcgctcgaccccgaacgagggagataaaatatctgataagctcgaccccgaacgggggagaaagaATATTCGATGAGCTGGTCCGTGAAGacgggggtttaacgtcgccgctcgacggtcttcaggccgggtgtttatagtcgccggttcgactctagagtttaacgtcaccgctcaacggtcttcaagccggtgtttttatagtcgccggttcgactctagagtttaacgtcgctgctcgacggtcttcaagccggggtttttatagtcgccggttctactctagagtttaatgtcgccgctcgacggtcttcaagccggggtttttatagttgctggttcgactctagagtttagcgtcaccgctcgacggtattcgaatataactcaaacccggtcGATCGGCGCGGGAGTGTTCGTTAATGAGCTCGTGGCTCAAATAAcatacacccggccgatcggcacggggtcttcgacatcgagcccgtggctcggataatatacgcccggccgatcggcacggggtcttcgacatcgagcccgtgactCGGATAATAATCGCccagccgatcggcacggggtcttcgacatcgagccgggggctcggataatatacgcccggccgatcgacacggggtcttcgacatcgagccccgtggctcggataatatacgcccggccgatcggcatgaGGTCTTTGACATCGAGCCGGTGGTTCGGATAAtacacgcccggccgatcggcaccgGTGTGGGGGTCCTCGACCGAGGAACTAGGGCAAATCATATAACTGAAAGGGAAAAGATAATGGAAAAACTGATCGAGGTCATGAGGATGGTAGAATTTTCCGGCgctgtccatcttcacgttccagatcaggtacGTTCCCACAAAtgacgccaatttgatcatgtagggaagctgagaagacgaacctgccggaatgacgtgtctaaaatgttgaccgcatctccatgacccggatggtgagctgtctcctgtgttgaccaagtc contains:
- the LOC121996553 gene encoding uncharacterized protein LOC121996553, with protein sequence MAIRTRLQDPPVTTLTRSIAAEEHPMFEDQVREYRQGQRRRYNAQRRLQRITRSITGQGPFNQSLEQQLDPQIQLRLSMQERTSIVAAEVLYHSRRDDIHHRVYMHRSEEAILVTTNQVDRALIQPESFMQLQRSGMRFIHMGVIQVRVQILHRQEEGTLLLIVFRDNRWQGDQAIFAIMEVDLTQESQLVYVIPDTMLTISDFYRNIQISILARGYEGWQNGDVNILVTRGMVGRLSNTPNVGFAYEIQNVVDYLITHGVRALPGRRYNTREVQGQNWIIHQSCINIPMQPTEIAVTPITLELQMEPEIQASASNWLATAVKGVEEVTDAA